The Aurantiacibacter arachoides genome window below encodes:
- the fabG gene encoding 3-oxoacyl-[acyl-carrier-protein] reductase: MFSLVGMNALVTGASGGIGSAIARALAAQGARLALSGSNGGKLRAFREELNGQSAQHEHDGHVEITCNLSDTTQVEELVPAAVDTLGRIDILVNNAGITRDNLAMRMKDDEWDDVIRVNLEAAFRLMRASVRPMMKARFGRIVNITSVVGTTGNPGQMNYTAAKAGLVGMSKSLAQEVASRNITVNCVAPGFIRSAMTEALDDKQKGAITSRIPMARMGEGEDIGAAVAYLASREASYVTGQVLHVNGGMAMLG; encoded by the coding sequence ATGTTCTCACTCGTAGGAATGAACGCCCTCGTTACCGGCGCCAGCGGCGGGATCGGCTCGGCGATTGCACGGGCGCTCGCAGCGCAAGGGGCGCGGCTGGCGCTCTCCGGCTCGAACGGCGGCAAGCTGCGCGCCTTTCGCGAGGAGTTGAACGGCCAGTCCGCGCAGCACGAGCATGACGGCCATGTCGAGATCACCTGCAATCTTTCGGACACCACGCAGGTCGAGGAGCTGGTGCCCGCCGCCGTCGATACCCTTGGTCGCATCGACATCCTGGTGAACAACGCCGGCATCACCCGCGACAACCTCGCCATGCGGATGAAGGATGACGAGTGGGACGACGTTATCCGTGTCAACCTGGAGGCCGCCTTCCGCCTGATGCGCGCCAGCGTGCGCCCGATGATGAAGGCGCGCTTCGGGCGGATCGTCAACATCACCAGCGTCGTCGGCACCACGGGCAATCCCGGCCAGATGAATTACACCGCCGCCAAGGCGGGCCTCGTCGGCATGTCGAAGAGCCTCGCGCAGGAAGTCGCCAGCCGCAACATCACGGTGAACTGCGTGGCGCCCGGCTTCATCCGATCCGCGATGACCGAGGCGCTGGACGACAAGCAGAAGGGCGCCATTACGTCCCGCATCCCCATGGCGCGCATGGGCGAGGGCGAGGACATCGGCGCCGCCGTTGCCTACCTCGCCAGCCGCGAGGCGAGCTATGTCACCGGCCAGGTGCTGCACGTGAACGGCGGCATGGCGATGCTAGGGTAG
- a CDS encoding beta-propeller domain-containing protein encodes MQLPIRAPLTFVIAASVLAACQSTGPGERAQSASDLSGEGLEAFDSEASFERFVARIQGLQQERDAAIVVTGSSVNGPVPPPPPPPPPPPPPPPAMAAPAMDSAVSSPEQITNTQEASVDEGAIVKDAGDYLVILRRGRIFTVRHGGDMLRPAGQVDAFPPGAYNQGTWYDEMLVRGDQVVVVGYSYGNFGTEISRFRLGADGSLTYRDTHYLRSGDYYSSSNYASRMIGDELIFYAPVPLNWADWRSSMPALRRGGAGGEAVALVEPQDIYITEGMRRGKVVPQIAHTVTRCDLSAAELDCDATAVLGSWSRTFYVSPGSVYVWTSPLARGNTGIAAVPGQLYRLPLDGSRPGSVPVDGAPIDQFSFTEDARDGVLRVVLRGEGNGDSMWGSEFSGGELGLLTVPLAAFTDGTRELPQRALRELPPVAGYRFHNRFVGDYLLYAAANYGDENDARFFYAAPVDGREAQRIELTHGVTRFDVMGSDAIAIGPGRGNALGFSAVSLGEQARVEDTYLLPAASEGEVRSQAFFYRADPGSPDGISGTLGLPVSRTRTGSGGEFLGNGSAIFFLRRDDRQFTPAGDLESRAKAGTDDGCVASCVDWYGNARPIFLRNRIFALLGYELVEGELDGGRIRERRRTNFTPRGPAQGTQD; translated from the coding sequence TCGCGCGCATTCAGGGCCTGCAACAGGAAAGGGACGCGGCGATCGTGGTAACGGGTTCGTCAGTCAACGGGCCGGTGCCCCCGCCGCCGCCCCCGCCCCCACCGCCCCCGCCGCCACCCCCAGCCATGGCAGCTCCGGCAATGGACTCGGCCGTTTCATCGCCTGAGCAGATTACCAACACCCAGGAGGCCAGCGTCGACGAAGGCGCCATCGTCAAGGATGCGGGCGACTATCTCGTCATCCTGCGGCGCGGGCGGATCTTCACCGTCCGGCATGGCGGAGACATGCTGCGACCCGCCGGCCAGGTCGATGCCTTTCCGCCCGGCGCCTACAACCAGGGCACCTGGTACGACGAGATGCTGGTGCGCGGCGACCAGGTCGTCGTGGTCGGCTACAGCTACGGCAATTTCGGCACCGAGATCAGCCGCTTCCGGCTCGGCGCGGACGGTTCGCTGACCTACCGCGACACCCATTACCTGCGATCCGGCGATTATTATTCGTCGAGCAACTACGCCAGCCGCATGATCGGCGACGAGCTGATCTTCTACGCGCCTGTCCCCCTGAACTGGGCGGACTGGCGATCGTCGATGCCGGCGCTGCGCCGGGGCGGGGCCGGGGGCGAGGCCGTCGCGCTGGTCGAACCGCAGGACATCTACATCACCGAAGGAATGCGCCGGGGGAAGGTCGTGCCACAGATCGCGCACACGGTGACGCGCTGCGATCTGTCCGCCGCCGAACTCGACTGCGATGCCACTGCCGTGCTCGGCAGCTGGAGCCGTACGTTCTACGTATCGCCTGGTTCGGTCTATGTCTGGACCTCGCCGCTCGCCCGCGGGAACACCGGCATCGCGGCGGTGCCCGGCCAGCTCTACCGCCTGCCGCTCGACGGGTCGCGCCCCGGATCGGTGCCGGTCGACGGCGCACCGATCGACCAGTTCTCCTTTACCGAAGATGCCCGCGACGGTGTGCTGCGCGTGGTCCTGCGGGGCGAGGGCAACGGCGACAGCATGTGGGGCAGCGAGTTCTCTGGCGGCGAGTTGGGCCTGCTGACCGTGCCGCTCGCCGCCTTTACCGACGGCACCCGCGAACTGCCGCAGCGCGCCTTGCGCGAATTGCCGCCGGTGGCAGGCTACCGCTTCCACAACCGCTTCGTGGGCGACTACCTGCTGTACGCGGCAGCAAACTACGGCGACGAGAACGACGCGCGCTTCTTCTATGCCGCGCCGGTCGACGGGCGCGAGGCGCAGCGCATCGAATTGACGCACGGCGTCACCCGTTTCGACGTGATGGGCAGCGATGCCATTGCCATCGGGCCGGGCCGCGGCAATGCGCTGGGCTTTTCGGCAGTGTCCCTGGGCGAGCAGGCACGGGTCGAGGACACCTACCTGCTTCCCGCCGCGAGCGAGGGCGAGGTGCGCAGCCAGGCCTTTTTCTACCGCGCCGACCCCGGTTCGCCCGATGGCATCTCGGGCACTCTCGGCCTCCCCGTCAGTCGCACGCGCACGGGCAGCGGGGGCGAGTTCCTGGGCAATGGTTCTGCCATATTCTTCCTGCGCCGCGACGATCGCCAGTTCACGCCCGCCGGTGATCTCGAGAGCCGGGCCAAGGCGGGCACAGACGATGGCTGCGTTGCGAGCTGCGTCGACTGGTACGGCAATGCGCGCCCCATCTTCCTGCGCAATCGCATCTTCGCCCTGCTCGGTTACGAACTGGTCGAGGGCGAACTGGACGGCGGCCGCATCCGCGAACGGCGACGCACGAATTTCACGCCGCGCGGACCCGCACAAGGGACGCAGGATTGA